In Lolium rigidum isolate FL_2022 chromosome 3, APGP_CSIRO_Lrig_0.1, whole genome shotgun sequence, the genomic window TGAGTGTCGCCGCCTTACTCTTCCTCTTGTTTCCTCCACTTCAACGAGGGCCTTCATCGCCATCGCCGACTTTCTCTCCCACCCAAAACAGGGGGAGGGCGAGCTGTCGTGGCCGCGACCGCCACGACATTGCCCGCGCCCTTTGCGTCAGCCTTCATTGCTGGTGCGGTGCCCTTCACCGTGCCGTTTGGCCCCAACCTCTTCTCCAAAAACCATGGGCACGACGATCGGTTCCGGCAGCGTCGAGCCGACGGGGTTGCAGAAGGAAGTTCCGGTTCCATTACAGCTAGAGTCGAGGGCATCGGTGCCGGCGAGGAGGCAAAAACCGTGGGAAGGTGTGGAGGCGTGCGGGAGAAACACGGTCAAGTATATTTAGGATAGTTCACTGCTTTTAGGGACCGACTTATAATTTTTATTCCTCTAACCATATGATGTATCGGTTAGGTGCAGTTTTTAGAAAATTTTACCCCCTCCAAAGATTTTTAAGGGACCGTTTAAATATGTTCTAATTGTTTACCTTTTCAGATGATACATCGGAGATCATAGCATCTGATGGTCTGAATCATCTTGGTTTTGAATTTGTACCGACCGGTCGATTGCGACGAGATTAATTAAACTATGCCCCCCAAAAGTTGGATTCTTCGTGAGCTTGACAGGTAGCGCGCGACAGCTTCAAAAGGAAAAGGGCCCAGCTTGACATAACCATCCAAATGTTGGTGGCGCATGGCCACGCTCTTCTGTTCTTTTGAATGGCCTTAACTGCGCTGTAGGATGCATGGCATGGCACCACGCACGGATCAGAGCCGCTGCTTAGCGTAACAGTGCATCCAAAAAAGGTAGTAGATCGTCCTTGCATACATTCAGCTAGTAGCTAGAGTATGTTACCCCTCAACTTCATAAGAGAAAGTACATTATGTCGTATGTATATCTATAAACTGAACTATCTTATATTCTTAGGACAATTCCTAAAGATGGACAAAGAGTAGCGATTCTTCGGTGCATGTGAGAGGCATCAATCCGGTGCTTTTAGATTTGTGCCTCCACTGGTGGATCCAAGTGTGCCCAAGGGGGGTGCAGTGGATACCGGTTTAAAATGTTTTTCTTCACTAAATACTACATTTTCACCCCATATGCAccctgaaaaataaaaaaattctctCATTTGGCGCCTCCTTCTACGGCGTGGATCCTGCTTACATATCCTCTAGCTCCGCCATTGAGTGCCACGATGTTTATCTACATGCATCAGTCTTCCTAAAAAAAATCTCAGTCCATACTATAGTGTGCATCGAAGATTTTGTTTAGTTCTTTTCATTACTTCCGCTGCAGTTCACCAAAGTCGTAAGCTGATACACATACATACGAAGCACATTGTCATATTCTTCAGATAATCCATATAAAATCGGGGAATAAATATAAGAACCAAATGCACCATTAACCTATACAACGACGGATCAACACTGCCTCACAATTCACAAATTTATGTATGGTAACAAAAGGgacaaaaaaaaagaggaaaacaaAAATACCAAAGATACCACTACACAACTCCAAAATCTACCTACGCACacgctccacacacacacacaccacggACTTATTCCGCTACACCCCCACCGGCCACTATTCATCATCAACGCGATCCATGACTCAAATCGCATCACCAGCTCATCACACATGTACACCCGTCTCCGTCGTCCTcatcaagaaatccaagtgcctcCAATCTTTGCGCATGCTCGTTGTTGATCATGCAAGCAGCAGCCATACATGGATCATTAACTGCAACAAGATCATATATGTCGTGCATGCCGATCGATGGAACGATCAGTTGAAGTGCTGGTGATCCGCCCACGGCCAGAAGGGCGGCGGCTCGTCGACGCCGCAGAGCAGGTTGCCGAAGCTGGCCGTGTCGGGGTGGTGCTCCATCTTGGGGACGGAGGAGGCGTGCAGGAGCTGGTCGATGTCGACCCCAGCGCGTGAGACGGAGGGGTAGAAGGGGATCATGCCACCGCCACCATTGCCggcctgctgctggtgcgacggcGGCGCGTCCATGGGGCCGCCGTCGGACGGCGGCGTGCGCGAGATGTCGAGGTTGATCTCGGAGCTGTTCTCGCTGCGGTTGCTGCAGGACGCCTCCGTCTCCTTGTTCAGGTTGATCAGCTCGGCTGACACCGCCTCCCTGCAGCCCTTCAGTCCCATTATCTGCATTCGTGATCAGCAAACCACAGCATCAGCATTCGGAGCTTTGCTGCCTCTAGTACCCAATGCAAGCATGCACTTTGGAACATGAATCATAATTGACAGATGTTTGATCGCGCAAGATCAAGAGAAATGAGCATATGTTTATCCAAAGTACTAGCTTGTTCTTGGGATACTGAATAATTGAAATCTGCCTGAATTCTGTACTAGTACTAGCTTGTTCGGTTTAGTATCATGATGCAAAGTTCTTGATACCCTCATTGTGGACGAATTCATCGGGTACCAGTACACTACTAGTAGCGTGTTAGCAGCAAGCAGAAAGCAAGAACCAAGTCCTAGTATTATCTAACACTCATTGCTAAATCATCCAAGTACTTTCGGTCCACACATCATTGCTACTAAATCGGATCGAAAGGAAAAAAGAACACATGATGGTAGATGCCAAGACCATATGATGAAGCCATTGACTCCCACAGGCACAGCAGCATGCACGGATCCTCCTCAAAAGCCGCGACGAAGCAAACAGAGACCCGCCGCAGGCGCAGCATGACCACGAGCACCAGCGAGGAAGGACTGCCATATTCTGCTGAACCTTTCCAAAAAGCTAGCTACTACCTGCTCTGCCTGCTCACTCACAACCATCACGATTCCGCTCCATCTGATCTGAGGACGTACGCAGATGGAAAGCCAGCGCGTGGGCATGGGCGCCCGTTCCAACAACCTTTCTGCAAGCACTGAAACCCACATGGATACTAGCCGGACATCACCAACCAATCATTGAGCTGGGAAGAACCCCCAGGAAGCGTAACCGAAACGGCGCCTCCCTCTCCCCACAGATCGATCGTCACTCGCTCACGCAGATCTAGGCTAGGCTGCAGATCGATCCGATGCAGAGCTGGAGCAATTGCGCAAGTTAGACTACTTCGCATTGTGCTACTCCGGTCAGATGCGTGCGTACCTCAGCCTGGAGCTTCTTGTTGTGGGAGAGCAGCGCGTCGTTCTCGGCCTTGACGGCGtcgaactggcgcttcagcacgTCGTAGTCCTTCTCCAGCTGCTTTGTCTTCCACCTCGCGCGCCGGTTCTGGAACCAGATCGCCACCTGCCGGGGCTGCAGCCCCAGCGCGCGGGCAAGCTGGATCTTGCGCTCCGGCTCAAGCTTGTTCGCCAGCTCGAAGTTCTTCTCCAGGGTCCGCACCTGCTCCACGTTCAGCCGCCGCTTCTTCTCCCCGCCCAGCTGCGACCCGTCGTCCGACATCTCGTCCTCGTTCGcgcccccgcctccgccgccgcccgtcaCCTCGTCGCCGCAGCCTCCGTCGAACATCCCCGGCCGCTTCCCCAGCATTGGCGCCATTCCTGCAGCAAGCAGACGTACAGTGGCACAGGTCAGTATCCACTTGGATCAGTTACCTTGCTCATTGCGTGCGTGATCCGTGCGAGGGTAGGGAATTAATTGACCAGGGGTATCAAGTTATGGATGTGCTTACCGCCACGGAAGTCTTGCAGGGAGGGGCATTGGGGGGACGGGAGGAAGGGGTTGTGGTGAGGAGGACCGAGCGGAGGGAGCTGGTgctcatggtggtggtggtgctggtggtgctcTTGGGGGTCATGGTGTGGCGGTGTTTGCTGCATGTGGAGAAGGAAATTCTGAGGGAAGAAGGCGGAGGGGGAGGACGCCATGCCATTGCTGGCCATTGGCTTCTTCAAACGAGAACGGCGAGGAGCATGGGGAGTATTTgagagaagaagagagagagaaCGGTGTGTCTCGTTTGTGTGTGTGCgacgggagagagagaggaggagaaggtgatGGGGAAATGGAAATATAACAAGGTGGTGGCTGTTTAtcgaaaataaataaatagaaatagGTATgataatataaaataaaatttcttCTCTGAAAAGTCAAAAACGGAAATTGTAGGGAGCTAAGTCTTTGAAGCTGCTAGTCCTTGCATAGCATAAGATGCCTAAAATGATTACATAATTGCCAAAAACACTTTTTGCTTTTTCTATGTTTTTTTAACCCCTGAGAACTGAGTTCTACCTCAATGACAAGGCTAGCGAGTTCACAGCCAGTCCACCCAGGTTCGAATCCTCGGCTCGTGGTAATTTCACAGGGAGGGACGGACTTTAAATCGGGTTATCATTCTAGTGTCCATCCGCAACGAGAGTCATCctatctaacaacgtatagccatggaagggatcattcccccgttgatCAACGTGTTTTACCTTCTGGCACTATTCgaaaaatcggccgagataccgatttatctTGATTCGGGAGATAGCCGATAAGATTTCAACATATCGGCCAGTTTATCGCGCCACCGATATTTCGGCCATTTTCTGCATGAGAGCAGATATTTCGATCGATTTTCAGTGAAATTTCaatcaaattttatatgacaGTCGATATTTTCGTCCTATGGTTTTGTAGAAATGTGCATTAGCTCAAccttttttattattattgattcaaatgcaaggaatcaacGTAATACTTATGTGCAATGCTCCATTACTTTTTGCATatcatattatagaaaatttagtgtcgaaaattaggatttacaaaagAAATAAGTCGATAAGTGGCTGACCGATAAATTCGATTGATcggccgataagcgattaatgTTCATTTCAAGGCcgaccgataagttaagattaaagatttcttgaacattgcctTATGGACCGTCGGATGCATTCGTGTGTATGCCTAGAATTGGTTGGTTACAGGATCGTCCAACTTGCCCATGTACCCATCCGCATTGCCTTGTCACCGAGGGTGGAATTTTCCACCCTCGGTGACAAGGCAACTATCCCAATCTCATGCTTGGAGTTATCAGTGGAGAAAATATTTTGTGCCAAAGTCATATGTCCACTTCTCCATT contains:
- the LOC124695943 gene encoding homeobox-leucine zipper protein HOX21-like, translating into MASNGMASSPSAFFPQNFLLHMQQTPPHHDPQEHHQHHHHHEHQLPPLGPPHHNPFLPSPQCPSLQDFRGMAPMLGKRPGMFDGGCGDEVTGGGGGGGANEDEMSDDGSQLGGEKKRRLNVEQVRTLEKNFELANKLEPERKIQLARALGLQPRQVAIWFQNRRARWKTKQLEKDYDVLKRQFDAVKAENDALLSHNKKLQAEIMGLKGCREAVSAELINLNKETEASCSNRSENSSEINLDISRTPPSDGGPMDAPPSHQQQAGNGGGGMIPFYPSVSRAGVDIDQLLHASSVPKMEHHPDTASFGNLLCGVDEPPPFWPWADHQHFN